In Comamonadaceae bacterium OS-1, a single window of DNA contains:
- the yjjJ_2 gene encoding toxin YjjJ, translating into MPADTDALLLHLQTHGASRSADLQKALGKSQSTVSRLLAQLPGQVLTLGQGKSARYALPQPIAGGAAQQPLWRVDSAGRAQPLGLLSLLARDHIHIEAPGVDVLSTTGLPWYLSPLQAQGFLGRLLAQSLAGHGVPGNPDHWDLQATLTAALHLHDAPGALVLGHLHAATALPALPPPGPELGLALDALAHNIGSALPAGSSIGGDQPKFLATNHLGMPVLVKFSPPRGTPFGERWHDLLHAEALCLQVLQSYGQNVAACEVVHSHARTYLVSQRFDRIGNAGRQHVVSVGAAHAAFVPGGYQHWAATCDALARQGRLSADDALQALFRLQFGRLVGHTDMHAGNLGLFAQGDSLKDIAKGRFALAPVYGMLPMRYQPDAQTGALDYAAFATDGFWANATAMSAARQFWSQLAEHPHISPALHDLARNMVQSAV; encoded by the coding sequence ATGCCTGCCGATACCGACGCGCTTCTATTGCATTTGCAAACCCATGGCGCGTCACGCTCGGCGGATCTCCAAAAGGCCTTGGGCAAAAGCCAGTCCACGGTGTCGCGCCTGCTGGCCCAGTTGCCAGGCCAGGTGCTCACCCTGGGCCAGGGTAAAAGTGCCCGCTACGCCCTGCCCCAGCCGATTGCCGGCGGTGCCGCGCAACAGCCACTGTGGCGGGTGGACAGCGCAGGCCGGGCCCAGCCCCTGGGGCTTTTAAGCCTGCTGGCCCGGGACCACATCCACATCGAAGCACCGGGAGTGGACGTGCTGTCCACCACCGGCTTGCCGTGGTACCTGTCGCCACTGCAGGCACAGGGCTTTTTAGGCCGCCTGCTGGCGCAGAGCCTGGCCGGCCATGGCGTACCCGGCAACCCTGACCACTGGGACCTGCAGGCCACCCTCACCGCCGCATTGCACCTGCATGACGCGCCAGGGGCCCTGGTGCTGGGGCACCTGCACGCCGCCACGGCTTTGCCCGCCCTGCCCCCACCCGGGCCCGAGCTGGGCCTGGCGTTGGATGCGCTGGCGCACAACATCGGCAGTGCACTGCCTGCGGGTTCATCCATCGGCGGCGATCAGCCCAAGTTTCTGGCCACCAACCACCTGGGCATGCCGGTGCTGGTGAAGTTCTCGCCCCCGCGCGGCACACCGTTTGGCGAGCGCTGGCACGACCTGTTGCATGCCGAAGCCCTGTGCCTGCAGGTGCTGCAAAGCTACGGCCAAAATGTGGCGGCCTGCGAGGTGGTGCACAGCCACGCCCGTACGTATTTGGTCAGCCAAAGGTTTGACCGCATCGGCAACGCAGGCCGCCAGCATGTGGTCTCGGTGGGTGCGGCGCACGCGGCCTTTGTGCCCGGCGGCTACCAGCACTGGGCGGCCACCTGCGATGCACTGGCGCGCCAAGGGCGGCTGTCGGCAGACGATGCGCTGCAGGCGCTGTTCCGTCTGCAATTTGGCCGCCTGGTCGGCCATACCGACATGCATGCGGGCAACCTGGGCCTGTTTGCCCAGGGCGACAGCTTGAAAGATATCGCCAAAGGCCGCTTCGCCCTGGCCCCGGTCTACGGCATGCTGCCCATGCGCTACCAACCCGATGCCCAGACCGGCGCGCTGGACTACGCCGCCTTTGCCACCGATGGCTTTTGGGCCAACGCCACCGCCATGTCCGCCGCCCGGCAGTTCTGGTCGCAGCTGGCAGAGCACCCGCACATCAGCCCGGCGTTACACGATTTGGCCCGAAATATGGTGCAATCGGCTGTATGA
- the yedI gene encoding inner membrane protein YedI: MATSLLALIDDIASILDDVTLLTKVAAKKTTGVLGDDLALNAQQVSGVRAERELPVVWAVCKGSFRNKLILVPSALAISAFAPWAVTPLLMVGGAYLCFEGFEKLAHPFLHSADEVAAEHSALVAAVANPAIDLVALEQDKIKGAVRTDFILSAEIIAITLGTVQGSGFSTQLTVLSTIAVVMTVGVYGLVAGIVKLDDGGLYLTQQASAWQRGLGRGILAFAPWMMKTLSVVGTAAMFLVGGGILTHGWPALHHGIEAITQWAAVLPGVGGLLQAVAPTLLDGIAGVVAGAVVLAGVTLVQRLRGKSAH, translated from the coding sequence ATGGCCACTAGCCTGCTTGCGCTGATCGACGACATTGCCTCCATCCTGGACGACGTGACCCTGCTCACCAAGGTGGCGGCCAAGAAGACCACCGGGGTGCTGGGCGACGACCTGGCGCTGAACGCGCAGCAGGTCAGCGGCGTACGGGCCGAGCGCGAGCTGCCGGTGGTGTGGGCCGTGTGCAAAGGCTCGTTTCGCAACAAGCTGATCCTGGTGCCTTCGGCGCTGGCCATCAGTGCATTTGCCCCCTGGGCGGTAACCCCGCTGCTGATGGTGGGCGGTGCCTACCTGTGCTTTGAAGGCTTCGAGAAGCTGGCCCACCCCTTTCTGCACAGCGCCGACGAGGTGGCCGCCGAGCACAGCGCCCTGGTGGCAGCGGTGGCCAACCCGGCCATCGACCTGGTCGCGCTGGAGCAGGACAAGATCAAAGGCGCAGTGCGCACCGACTTCATCCTGTCGGCCGAGATCATCGCCATCACCCTGGGCACGGTGCAGGGCAGCGGCTTCAGCACCCAGCTCACCGTACTTTCGACCATCGCGGTGGTGATGACGGTGGGCGTGTACGGGCTGGTGGCGGGCATCGTCAAGCTTGACGATGGTGGCCTGTACCTCACGCAGCAAGCCAGCGCCTGGCAGCGCGGCCTGGGCCGGGGCATTCTGGCGTTTGCGCCCTGGATGATGAAGACGCTGTCGGTGGTGGGCACCGCCGCCATGTTCCTGGTGGGCGGCGGCATTTTGACGCACGGCTGGCCGGCCCTGCACCACGGGATTGAGGCCATCACCCAGTGGGCCGCGGTGCTGCCCGGTGTGGGCGGCCTGCTGCAAGCCGTGGCCCCCACGCTGCTGGACGGCATTGCCGGTGTGGTGGCCGGGGCGGTGGTGCTGGCCGGGGTGACGCTGGTGCAGCGCCTGCGGGGGAAAAGCGCGCACTGA
- the rsmG gene encoding ribosomal RNA small subunit methyltransferase G, which produces MSDRLEILTRSTAQLGLALSDAQHHTLLRYLDMILKWNKVYNLTSLRDPAEALTHHLIDSLAAVPPLLRHLDGRADAKLLDVGSGAGLPGVVFAICCPQLQVRCVDTVGKKAAFVQQAALELKLPNLRGVHARVESLTEKFDVVSARAFASLVDFTTWSVGALAGPGVWLAMKAKHPDAEIAALPDSVEVFHVEQLSVPGLDAERCIIWMHSKNSLA; this is translated from the coding sequence ATGAGCGACCGATTGGAAATCCTGACCCGCAGCACCGCCCAGCTCGGCCTGGCCCTGTCGGACGCGCAGCACCACACTCTGCTGCGCTACCTGGACATGATCCTGAAATGGAACAAGGTTTACAACCTCACTTCCCTGCGCGACCCGGCCGAAGCATTGACCCACCACCTCATCGACAGCCTGGCTGCGGTGCCGCCGCTACTGCGCCATTTGGACGGACGTGCGGATGCCAAGCTGCTGGATGTAGGCTCTGGCGCGGGCCTGCCCGGCGTGGTGTTCGCCATCTGCTGCCCGCAGCTGCAGGTGCGCTGCGTGGACACGGTCGGCAAGAAAGCCGCGTTTGTGCAGCAGGCCGCGCTGGAACTCAAGCTGCCCAATCTGCGCGGGGTGCACGCCCGGGTCGAGAGCCTGACCGAAAAGTTCGACGTGGTCAGCGCCCGGGCGTTCGCCTCATTGGTCGATTTCACCACCTGGTCGGTCGGCGCGCTGGCCGGGCCGGGCGTGTGGCTGGCCATGAAAGCCAAGCACCCCGATGCCGAAATCGCCGCACTGCCCGACTCGGTAGAGGTGTTTCACGTGGAACAGCTCAGCGTGCCGGGGCTGGATGCAGAGCGTTGCATTATCTGGATGCATTCCAAAAACTCTCTCGCGTAA
- the chrR gene encoding quinone reductase, which produces MKTLLFAGSTRKQSYNRQLAQATARIAADAGAEVTHIELADFDIPMYNADLEAEGTPADVLRLKQIMFDHPAWLICAPEYNGSYPALLKNTIDWASSPVKTDPVWKDGFRSFTGKVVGLLSASPGGLGGLRSLTHLSPLMANMQCWVAPKQFALGRAFDAFAEDGNLKQEAHRASVQAVVEQVLWAARKFQA; this is translated from the coding sequence ATGAAAACACTCCTCTTCGCGGGCAGCACCCGCAAACAGTCGTACAACCGCCAACTGGCCCAGGCCACCGCCCGCATCGCCGCAGATGCCGGGGCCGAGGTCACGCACATCGAGCTGGCCGACTTTGACATTCCCATGTACAACGCCGACCTGGAGGCCGAGGGCACGCCCGCCGACGTGCTGCGCTTGAAGCAAATCATGTTCGACCACCCGGCCTGGCTCATTTGCGCGCCCGAGTACAACGGCAGCTATCCCGCGCTGCTGAAAAACACCATCGACTGGGCCTCCAGCCCCGTCAAGACCGACCCGGTGTGGAAAGACGGTTTCCGCTCCTTCACCGGCAAGGTGGTGGGCCTGCTGAGTGCCTCACCCGGTGGGCTGGGGGGTTTGCGCTCGCTGACGCACCTGTCGCCGCTGATGGCCAATATGCAATGCTGGGTGGCCCCCAAGCAGTTTGCGCTGGGCCGGGCGTTTGACGCATTCGCCGAAGACGGCAATCTGAAGCAGGAAGCCCACCGTGCCAGCGTGCAGGCGGTGGTGGAGCAAGTCCTGTGGGCTGCCCGTAAATTTCAAGCTTGA
- the yahK gene encoding aldehyde reductase YahK: MTTTHGYAATSPTSPLAPFSFERRTPGAQDVALDVLFCGVCHSDLHTARNEWHNTIYPSVPGHEIVGRVTAVGDLVSKFKVGDLVGVGCMVDSCQHCTPCADGLEQYCDNGFTGTYNGPMFPNGTNTYGGYSSHMVVRESFVLRISHAEADLAAVAPLLCAGITTYSPLRQWKVGPGHKVGIVGLGGLGHMGVKIAAAMGAHVVLFTTSESKREDALRLGAKEVVVSKNADEMAAHANSFDFILNTVAAAHNLDVFLGLLKLDGTMTLVGAPETPHPSPNVFGLIMKRRRLAGSLIGGIKETQEMLDFCAEHGITSDIETIPMDQIETAYTRMLKSDVKYRFVVDMATL; encoded by the coding sequence ATGACCACCACCCACGGCTACGCCGCCACCTCCCCGACTTCCCCCCTGGCCCCCTTCAGCTTCGAGCGCCGCACGCCCGGCGCGCAGGACGTGGCGCTGGACGTGCTGTTCTGCGGGGTCTGCCATTCCGACCTGCACACCGCCCGCAACGAGTGGCACAACACCATCTACCCCAGCGTGCCCGGCCACGAGATCGTGGGCCGTGTCACGGCGGTGGGCGATCTGGTGTCCAAATTCAAGGTCGGCGACCTGGTCGGCGTGGGCTGCATGGTCGATAGCTGCCAGCATTGCACACCCTGCGCCGATGGCCTGGAGCAGTACTGCGACAACGGCTTTACCGGCACTTACAACGGCCCGATGTTCCCCAATGGCACCAACACCTATGGCGGCTATTCCAGCCACATGGTGGTGCGCGAATCCTTTGTGCTGCGCATTAGCCACGCCGAAGCCGACCTGGCTGCCGTGGCCCCGCTGCTGTGCGCGGGTATCACCACCTATTCGCCGCTGCGCCAGTGGAAGGTCGGCCCCGGCCACAAGGTCGGTATCGTCGGCCTGGGCGGGCTGGGCCATATGGGTGTGAAGATCGCCGCCGCCATGGGCGCGCACGTGGTGCTGTTCACCACCTCCGAGAGCAAGCGCGAAGACGCGCTGCGCCTGGGTGCCAAGGAAGTGGTGGTGTCCAAGAACGCCGACGAGATGGCCGCCCACGCCAACAGCTTTGACTTCATCCTCAACACCGTGGCCGCCGCGCACAACCTGGATGTGTTCCTGGGCCTGCTCAAGCTGGACGGCACCATGACCCTGGTCGGTGCACCCGAAACCCCGCACCCCTCGCCCAATGTGTTCGGCCTGATCATGAAGCGCCGCCGCCTGGCCGGTTCGCTGATCGGCGGCATCAAGGAAACCCAGGAGATGCTGGACTTCTGCGCCGAGCACGGGATCACCTCGGACATCGAAACCATCCCCATGGACCAGATCGAAACCGCCTACACCCGCATGCTGAAAAGCGATGTGAAGTACCGCTTCGTGGTGGACATGGCAACGCTATAG
- the gfo gene encoding glucose--fructose oxidoreductase, with protein MSEAVKKLRVGVIGLGMGRAHIKGWQEHPQVEVVAIADPDAARLAKVGDEFEVAGRYASAEAMLASEALDVVSVCTPNKFHVELTLAALAAGCHVLCEKPMAMNAQEGCQMLEAAKDAGKRLMINFSYRFSAASRALKAQVDAGLFGDFYFGRSLWHRRRGMPGFGGWFGTKALAGGGPLIDLGVHRLDLALWLMGYPQPTWVMGSTYSPIATDLAQKAGKTFDVEDLAAGFIRFSNGATLALEASWAANIQEAELMETRLLGTKAGLLQKNLAGGYTFDAHVYTEVNGAPVDMLLCPPTVEAKSAMFDYAEAILTDTPHPAGGDEGLVVMQILDALYESARTGEPVQIGQSGVK; from the coding sequence ATGAGCGAAGCTGTCAAAAAACTGCGCGTCGGCGTGATCGGCCTGGGCATGGGCCGCGCCCACATCAAGGGCTGGCAAGAGCATCCCCAGGTCGAAGTGGTGGCGATTGCTGACCCCGATGCCGCCCGCCTGGCCAAGGTAGGCGACGAGTTCGAGGTGGCAGGCCGTTACGCCTCGGCCGAGGCCATGCTGGCTAGCGAAGCCCTGGACGTGGTCAGCGTTTGCACGCCGAATAAGTTTCACGTGGAACTGACCTTGGCCGCGCTGGCCGCAGGCTGCCACGTGCTGTGCGAAAAGCCCATGGCCATGAACGCCCAAGAGGGCTGCCAGATGCTGGAAGCCGCCAAGGATGCGGGCAAGCGGCTGATGATCAATTTCTCGTACCGCTTCAGCGCCGCGTCCCGGGCCTTGAAGGCCCAGGTGGATGCCGGCCTGTTTGGCGACTTCTACTTTGGCCGCAGCCTTTGGCACCGTCGCCGTGGCATGCCCGGCTTTGGCGGCTGGTTTGGCACCAAGGCGCTGGCCGGGGGCGGCCCACTGATCGACCTGGGCGTGCACCGCCTGGACCTGGCCCTGTGGTTGATGGGCTACCCGCAACCCACCTGGGTGATGGGCAGCACCTACAGCCCCATCGCCACCGACCTGGCCCAAAAGGCCGGCAAGACCTTTGATGTGGAAGACCTGGCTGCCGGGTTCATCCGTTTCTCCAACGGCGCTACGCTGGCCCTGGAGGCCTCCTGGGCCGCCAACATCCAGGAAGCCGAGCTGATGGAAACCCGGCTGCTGGGCACCAAGGCCGGGCTGCTGCAAAAGAACCTGGCTGGCGGCTACACCTTCGACGCGCACGTCTACACCGAAGTCAACGGCGCGCCGGTGGACATGCTGCTGTGTCCCCCCACGGTAGAAGCCAAATCGGCCATGTTCGACTATGCCGAAGCCATCCTGACCGACACCCCGCACCCGGCAGGCGGGGACGAGGGCCTGGTGGTGATGCAGATTCTGGACGCGCTGTACGAGAGTGCGCGCACGGGGGAGCCGGTGCAGATCGGCCAAAGCGGGGTGAAATAG
- the zntB gene encoding Zinc transport protein ZntB, with amino-acid sequence MQITYGADKTGLLCGYRFENGAPGVPVDLAEAAAWLRSDAPKGPADFVWLHFNLSDAAAEACIRKQLDAVPEFFEALHAGSRSTRIEDAHDTLIAVVNDVAFEFAFDPAEIASLWLNVAPHMALSARSHPLRSIDRMRDAVKNGKPLASSVAFLNQLLMEQGDVLVRIVRETTVQVDTIEDKFLVGRLHNRRADLGKLRRVLVRLQRLLAPEPGALFRLLRLPPPWISEHDLEALRQATEEFSLTIRDMSELKERIKLLQEEIAAQVSEQTNRSVFTLTMVTVLALPINIVAGLLGMNVGGIPLANHPHGFMVIAGLIGVFTGFAAWYLYRQK; translated from the coding sequence GTGCAAATCACCTATGGTGCCGACAAGACCGGCCTGCTCTGCGGCTACCGGTTTGAAAACGGTGCACCCGGCGTGCCGGTGGACCTGGCCGAAGCGGCGGCCTGGCTGCGCAGCGATGCGCCCAAGGGCCCGGCCGATTTCGTCTGGCTGCACTTCAACCTGAGCGACGCGGCGGCCGAGGCCTGCATCCGCAAACAGCTGGATGCCGTGCCTGAGTTCTTTGAGGCGCTGCACGCGGGTTCGCGCTCCACCCGCATCGAGGACGCGCACGACACGCTGATTGCGGTGGTCAACGACGTGGCTTTTGAGTTTGCCTTCGACCCCGCCGAGATCGCCAGCCTGTGGCTCAACGTGGCCCCGCACATGGCGCTGAGCGCCCGCTCCCACCCGCTGCGCTCCATTGACCGCATGCGCGACGCGGTGAAAAACGGCAAGCCGCTGGCCAGTTCGGTGGCGTTTTTGAACCAGCTGCTGATGGAACAAGGCGACGTGCTGGTACGCATCGTGCGCGAAACCACGGTGCAGGTAGACACCATCGAAGACAAGTTTCTGGTGGGCCGCCTGCACAACCGGCGTGCCGACCTGGGCAAGCTGCGCCGTGTGCTGGTGCGCCTGCAGCGCCTGCTGGCACCCGAGCCCGGGGCCCTGTTTCGGCTGCTGCGCCTGCCGCCGCCCTGGATCAGCGAGCACGACCTGGAAGCGCTGCGCCAAGCCACCGAGGAGTTCTCGCTGACCATCCGCGACATGTCGGAGCTAAAGGAGCGCATCAAGCTGCTGCAGGAAGAAATTGCCGCCCAGGTGAGCGAGCAGACCAACCGCAGCGTCTTCACCCTGACCATGGTGACGGTGCTAGCCCTGCCCATCAACATCGTGGCCGGTCTGCTGGGCATGAACGTGGGTGGCATCCCCCTGGCCAACCACCCGCACGGCTTCATGGTGATTGCCGGGCTGATCGGGGTGTTTACCGGCTTTGCCGCCTGGTATCTCTATCGGCAAAAATAG
- the mnmG gene encoding tRNA uridine 5-carboxymethylaminomethyl modification enzyme MnmG translates to MLYPQEFDVIVVGGGHAGAEAALAAARMGCKTLLLTHNIETLGQMSCNPSIGGIGKGHLVKEVDALGGAMALATDEGGIQFRILNSSKGPAVRATRAQADRVLYKAAIRRMLENQPNLWLFQQAVDDLMVEGDRVVGAVTQVGVQFRSRTVVLTAGTFLDGKIHVGLNNYAAGRAGDPPAVSLSARLKELKLPQARLKTGTPPRIDGRSIDYSQLEEQPGDGMPGGMGAQIPVFSFMGNRAMHPQQMPCWITHTNARTHEIIRSGFDRSPMFTGKIEGVGPRYCPSVEDKVNRFADKDSHQIFLEPEGLNTHEIYPNGISTSLPFDVQYDLVRSMKGMENAHILRPGYAIEYDYFDPRSLKSSFETRQIGGLFFAGQINGTTGYEEAAAQGLFAGINAALQCRGEASWLPGRDQAYLGVLVDDLITKGVTEPYRMFTSRAEFRLQLREDNADMRLTEMGRSMGLVDDARWESFNRKREAVSRETERLRSLWISPKNLAVAEAERVLGKAIEHEYSLAELLRRPDVHYDGLMSLAGAKFAVPEFAPGVPRETAEADFVAAVLEQVDINAKYSGYIERQKSEIDRAAHYEHLKIPADLDYLQVSALSYEVRHTLNKHRPETLGLASRMSGVTPAAISLLLVHLKKLGWKDRPTVEEAAA, encoded by the coding sequence ATGTTGTACCCCCAAGAATTTGATGTGATCGTGGTTGGCGGTGGCCATGCCGGCGCCGAGGCCGCGCTGGCCGCTGCGCGCATGGGTTGCAAAACTCTGCTGCTCACGCACAACATCGAGACCCTGGGCCAGATGAGCTGCAACCCGTCCATCGGCGGCATCGGCAAGGGGCATTTGGTGAAGGAAGTGGACGCGCTGGGCGGGGCCATGGCCCTGGCCACGGACGAGGGCGGCATCCAGTTCCGCATCCTCAACTCCAGCAAAGGCCCTGCCGTGCGCGCCACGCGGGCCCAGGCCGACCGGGTGCTGTACAAGGCCGCCATCCGCCGCATGCTGGAGAACCAGCCCAACCTGTGGCTGTTCCAGCAAGCCGTGGACGACTTGATGGTGGAGGGCGACCGGGTGGTGGGCGCGGTGACGCAGGTCGGCGTGCAGTTCCGCAGCCGCACCGTGGTGCTGACGGCGGGCACGTTTTTGGACGGCAAGATCCACGTCGGTCTGAACAACTACGCTGCAGGCCGTGCGGGTGACCCCCCAGCGGTGAGCTTGAGCGCCCGCCTCAAGGAACTCAAGCTGCCCCAGGCCCGCCTGAAAACCGGCACACCGCCGCGCATCGACGGCCGCAGCATTGACTACAGCCAACTCGAAGAACAGCCTGGCGACGGCATGCCCGGCGGCATGGGTGCGCAGATTCCGGTGTTCAGCTTCATGGGCAACCGGGCCATGCACCCGCAGCAAATGCCCTGCTGGATCACCCACACCAATGCACGCACGCACGAGATCATCCGCTCGGGCTTTGACCGCAGCCCCATGTTCACCGGCAAGATCGAGGGTGTGGGCCCGCGCTATTGCCCCAGCGTGGAAGACAAGGTAAACCGCTTTGCCGACAAGGACAGCCACCAGATCTTCCTGGAGCCCGAGGGCCTGAACACCCACGAGATCTATCCCAACGGCATCTCCACCAGCCTGCCGTTCGACGTGCAGTACGACCTGGTGCGCTCCATGAAGGGCATGGAAAACGCCCACATCCTGCGCCCTGGCTACGCCATCGAATACGACTACTTTGATCCGCGCAGCCTCAAGAGCAGTTTTGAAACCCGCCAGATTGGCGGCCTGTTTTTCGCAGGACAGATCAACGGCACCACCGGCTACGAAGAGGCGGCGGCCCAGGGCTTGTTTGCCGGGATCAACGCCGCACTGCAATGCCGGGGCGAGGCCTCCTGGCTGCCGGGTCGCGACCAGGCCTACCTGGGCGTGCTGGTAGACGACCTGATCACCAAGGGCGTGACCGAGCCCTACCGCATGTTTACCAGCCGCGCCGAGTTCCGCCTGCAGCTGCGCGAAGACAACGCCGACATGCGCCTCACCGAGATGGGCCGCAGCATGGGCCTGGTGGATGACGCCCGCTGGGAGTCGTTCAACCGCAAGCGCGAGGCTGTTTCACGTGAAACAGAGCGCCTGCGCAGCCTGTGGATCAGCCCCAAGAACCTGGCGGTGGCCGAGGCAGAGCGCGTGCTGGGCAAAGCCATCGAACACGAGTACAGCCTGGCCGAATTGCTGCGCCGCCCGGATGTGCACTACGACGGGTTGATGTCTTTGGCCGGGGCCAAGTTTGCCGTGCCCGAGTTCGCCCCCGGTGTTCCACGTGAAACAGCCGAGGCCGACTTTGTGGCCGCCGTGCTGGAGCAGGTGGACATCAACGCCAAGTACTCGGGCTACATCGAACGCCAAAAGTCCGAGATCGACCGCGCCGCCCATTACGAGCACCTGAAGATCCCCGCCGACCTGGACTACCTGCAGGTCAGCGCCCTGAGCTACGAGGTGCGCCACACCTTGAACAAACACCGGCCCGAGACGCTGGGCCTGGCCTCGCGCATGTCGGGCGTGACCCCGGCGGCCATTTCGCTGCTGCTGGTGCATTTGAAGAAACTGGGCTGGAAGGATCGGCCTACGGTGGAGGAAGCCGCCGCATGA
- the rhaR_3 gene encoding HTH-type transcriptional activator RhaR, whose translation MRQHLGDFLQRAMAGSLVVHLPGGAPVERGEGHFHVGPELFLQTGGWTDFRLPHGTLTLGPGEALLMPPQLLHAEQVRAAPAQPFANLVVYAEAHALTCHIAHEAHEIGSGRPGIRHLEMRQHPQARHIHDWLADAARLGQSLQPEWATLQVRALVAAATAGVLRALADVDPHTAPESTWVTQVRVLVQNQLGDADLSVRGLAQQCGCTADYLSHLFRQQTQEALVAYINRMRMARAARLLAESALAIKEVAWACGYAHPSYFIHSFRAQYGQTPKGYRHSLGKTI comes from the coding sequence ATGCGCCAGCACCTGGGCGATTTCTTGCAGCGCGCCATGGCGGGCAGCCTGGTGGTGCACCTGCCCGGCGGGGCCCCGGTGGAACGCGGCGAAGGCCATTTCCACGTGGGCCCCGAGCTGTTCCTGCAAACCGGTGGCTGGACCGACTTTCGCCTGCCGCACGGCACCCTGACCCTGGGCCCCGGCGAGGCGCTGCTGATGCCGCCGCAGTTGCTGCACGCCGAACAGGTACGCGCCGCGCCCGCCCAGCCGTTTGCCAACCTGGTGGTCTACGCCGAGGCCCACGCCCTCACCTGCCATATTGCCCATGAGGCCCATGAAATCGGCTCTGGCCGCCCCGGCATCCGCCACCTGGAAATGCGCCAGCACCCCCAGGCCCGCCACATCCACGACTGGCTGGCCGATGCGGCCCGGCTGGGCCAGAGCCTGCAACCCGAATGGGCCACGCTGCAAGTGCGCGCCCTGGTAGCCGCCGCCACCGCCGGGGTGCTGCGCGCGCTGGCCGACGTGGACCCGCACACCGCCCCCGAATCCACCTGGGTGACCCAGGTGCGGGTGCTGGTGCAAAACCAGCTGGGCGATGCGGATTTGAGCGTGCGCGGCCTGGCCCAGCAGTGTGGCTGCACGGCAGACTATCTGTCGCACCTGTTCCGCCAGCAGACGCAGGAAGCCCTGGTGGCCTACATCAACCGCATGCGCATGGCCCGCGCCGCCCGCCTGCTGGCCGAGAGCGCGCTGGCCATCAAAGAGGTGGCCTGGGCCTGCGGCTACGCCCACCCCAGCTACTTTATCCACAGCTTTCGGGCGCAGTACGGGCAAACGCCCAAGGGTTATAGGCACAGTCTTGGCAAGACCATTTAG
- the lamB gene encoding maltoporin — translation MKYFTLRATVAAASLLAAGGHAFAQAANDVPVDATLEKQITQVVKKVTDATGLEFTGYLRSGFYSSANGQAKGGYQLGGTLDHYRLGNEGDNYFEVLIGKNWDLGDGVKWGVHWMPNYYNGTTGTPQIYSDIKGLDFAPNVSFWAGQRFHRIQDIHIIDQWLMEDGDNYGAGADGIDVGFGKLNVAVYSDGNSDNKNSSTNNARRANVQLRDMPVNPGGKLTLTGGVVNGSFAQGSNGGALGLLHNQSDFILPGMTNSVFLQGSTGHSDLRGKFYNLDTAGVSAPGAKQARIIESINWQSGVFGGQALVGYQTVKPDNGVTTKDLSFGGRVSYGVAKNVKLLGELGFNQLKTEGQDKQHLTKGTFAVAFSPNTDFWTRPEFRVYATRANWNDAAANAYAFGNGGTRTKATTVGVQVEAWW, via the coding sequence ATGAAGTACTTCACATTACGTGCCACCGTCGCTGCAGCGTCGTTACTGGCGGCCGGTGGCCACGCTTTCGCACAGGCGGCGAACGATGTGCCCGTGGATGCCACGCTGGAGAAGCAGATCACCCAGGTGGTCAAGAAGGTGACCGATGCCACCGGGCTGGAGTTCACCGGCTACCTGCGCAGCGGCTTTTATTCGTCCGCCAATGGGCAGGCCAAGGGTGGCTACCAATTGGGCGGCACGCTGGACCACTACCGGCTGGGCAATGAAGGCGACAACTACTTTGAAGTCCTGATCGGCAAGAACTGGGATCTGGGCGACGGCGTGAAGTGGGGCGTGCACTGGATGCCCAATTACTACAACGGCACCACCGGTACGCCGCAAATCTATTCCGACATCAAGGGCCTGGACTTTGCGCCCAACGTCAGCTTCTGGGCCGGCCAGCGCTTCCACCGCATCCAGGACATCCACATCATCGACCAATGGCTGATGGAAGACGGCGACAACTACGGTGCCGGTGCCGATGGCATCGACGTGGGTTTTGGCAAGTTGAACGTGGCGGTGTACAGCGACGGCAACTCGGACAACAAAAACAGCAGCACCAACAACGCCCGCCGCGCCAACGTCCAGTTGCGCGACATGCCGGTCAACCCCGGTGGCAAGCTGACCCTGACCGGTGGTGTCGTCAATGGCAGCTTTGCCCAGGGCTCGAATGGCGGCGCATTGGGCTTGTTGCATAACCAAAGCGATTTCATCCTGCCGGGCATGACCAATTCGGTGTTCTTGCAAGGATCGACCGGCCACTCGGATCTGCGCGGCAAGTTCTACAACCTGGACACCGCCGGTGTGTCGGCCCCGGGTGCCAAGCAGGCCCGCATCATCGAGTCCATCAATTGGCAAAGCGGTGTGTTCGGCGGCCAGGCGCTGGTGGGCTACCAAACCGTCAAGCCCGATAACGGCGTGACCACCAAAGACCTGTCGTTCGGCGGACGCGTGTCTTACGGTGTGGCCAAGAACGTCAAGCTCCTGGGGGAACTGGGCTTTAACCAGCTCAAGACCGAAGGACAAGACAAGCAGCACCTGACCAAGGGCACCTTTGCCGTGGCTTTCTCGCCCAACACCGATTTCTGGACCCGGCCTGAGTTCCGCGTGTACGCCACCCGTGCCAACTGGAACGATGCGGCTGCCAACGCCTATGCGTTTGGCAACGGCGGCACCCGCACCAAAGCCACCACTGTCGGCGTGCAAGTCGAAGCCTGGTGGTAA